From Saccharibacillus brassicae:
TGAGTTCGATCGAAATCATCGGTTCGTTCAACGAAGTGTACTGGACCGAAGCGCCGTTCGGCTTGAAGTCCTGGCCGGTCAGCTCGATCTTGTCGTACCCCTGGAACGGATCGGCTTTCGCAGCGTCGGTCTCAGTGCCGGCTGCTTTGTCGGTACCCGTCGCTTCGTCCGTACCGGCTGCCTTGTCGGTACCGGTCGTTTCGTCCGTGCCGGCCGCTTTGTCGGTACCGGTCGTTTCGTCCGTACCGGTTCCTGCGGCGGCATCGGTCTTCGTGTCTTCCTCGGCCGGAGCCGCTTTGTCCGTACCGGCTGCCGCATCCGCGGGATCGGTCTTTTCCAAAGCGGCTTCGTCTTCGGCTGCCGCGCCGGTGTCACCCGCCGCGCCGGTCTCCGAAGCGTTGCCCATACTGCGGAACGTCAGGTTGGCGGGTTCTTTGATGCGTTCCCTCACGGCCATTTCGTCCGTGACGCCGGCGATTCTGAGACGGATCCGGTTCGTGCCTTCGGTCGTAATCTCGGGCTCGCTTCCCCCAAGGGCGTCTACGCGTTTTTCAAGACTCTTGGCCGTTTCGGTCAGGGACTCTCGGGTGACTTCTGCTCCGCCCGTCATTGGCGACGCCTCGTACAGAATCTCGAAGCCGCCTTTTAAGTCCAGTCCCAGTCGAACCGAATTCAACAGGTTAGGCGTACTCCAGACCATGACCCCGATCGAGACGAGCACGATCACAATGAAACTGACAATTCTCTTCATGCCGTTTCTGGTTCCCCCTTTTTTCTCAATATTCCCATTATAGCGACGCCGGAAAATGGAGTCAATGAAGCAAAATTAAAGACTCTCCTTTAGGAAAAGGGAGCCTCTTTCAGCGCCGCCATCGTTAGGTGGTTCATCAGCCCGTCTACACGGAGCGTCAGAATGTCGTTCACGATCTGATGCAGCGGCGGATCGACCTTGCCCGCATACCTTTTATTGACGCAGCGCCACACGTCTTCCCAGGTCGCCCGTTCGTATCCGAGGAAATGAAATTCGTCGGCTTTGCGCCGGCAAAGCTCGATTACGGCTTCCGTCAAGTCTTCTCCGGTCAGTTCTTCCGCCGGGGGCTCCTGCCGGTTCAACTGCTCGTCTGTCATGAATGTCCTCCTTGTGTACGGTCTTTCGCCGAACAGGATACGCGCTTGCCGCGCCCGAACTCGGGCGGTCGGCGTCTATGCTTCTTTCGACGCCGACCTTCCCCTTTCCTGCCGCAGACGGGCAAAAGAAGCGCAGGCCTTACAGGATATGAGCGTACAGATACCAGCCTCCCGCCCCGAGCGCCAGCAGCGTGAGCGGGAACGCGACGACCAAGTAGGAGAAATAGGAGAAGCGGTATCCTTCTTTCTGCGCGAGTCCCGCCGCCAGTACACCCGCGACCGAACCGACCAGCGTACCGCTCGAACCGATGCCGCAGCCGAGCGCAAGCGCCCACCACAGCGGATTCAGATCGGACGGCCGCACCACTTCCATTTGCAGCCCGATCGTCTGCACGAGCGGAATGGCCGCGGCCGTCAGCGGAACGGGGTCGAGCACGGCCGACAGCAGACCCGACACCGCGAACAGCACAAGCGCCGTCAACGATTTGTTCTCGTTCGTCAGCTCCAATAGCCGCGTCGCGATCTCGCCCGTAATCCCCGTCTCGACCAGGCCGCCGGCCAATATGTAGAAACCGATCAGCACGCCGGGCGTTTTGAAATCCATCCGTTCGCGGATCTGCCGGGCTTCGCCCGCGGAGCGCACATTGACGAGCAGCATGAGCAGGGCCGCGTATACGGCGATCGCTCCGCTGCTCAAGCGCAAATGCTCCTGCCCCAGCAGTCCGGCGACCAACAGGATCAGTACGCCCAGCGACAGCAGCGCCCGGGGACGATCACTCACATCAAGCGACGGTTCCATCGCTTGAATCTCGGCTCTACGGCTTGCTCCGCCGCGCATTTCCCGGCGAAAGATGACCATCAGCAGCACGAGATGCACGAACAGCAGCGACAGCCCGGGGATCCACAAGTGCGCGGCGAACGCCCGCGTATCGAGCTCCGCGGCGGAA
This genomic window contains:
- a CDS encoding post-transcriptional regulator, with translation MTDEQLNRQEPPAEELTGEDLTEAVIELCRRKADEFHFLGYERATWEDVWRCVNKRYAGKVDPPLHQIVNDILTLRVDGLMNHLTMAALKEAPFS
- a CDS encoding SLC13 family permease; translation: MISAFDTAFWPVYTAAAVFAIVYVLVVTEKINGSLAAGVGALLLLVMGIVDWNAALTHHILWNALLLLLGMTVTAAAADRSGIVQFAALKLIRLCRGSLPAILAAVTLSAAAASALLGSGPALLLLAPLILRLGRTLRIGPVPLLIMSVIACNLGGMTTLVGSVPNMMIGSAAELDTRAFAAHLWIPGLSLLFVHLVLLMVIFRREMRGGASRRAEIQAMEPSLDVSDRPRALLSLGVLILLVAGLLGQEHLRLSSGAIAVYAALLMLLVNVRSAGEARQIRERMDFKTPGVLIGFYILAGGLVETGITGEIATRLLELTNENKSLTALVLFAVSGLLSAVLDPVPLTAAAIPLVQTIGLQMEVVRPSDLNPLWWALALGCGIGSSGTLVGSVAGVLAAGLAQKEGYRFSYFSYLVVAFPLTLLALGAGGWYLYAHIL